Proteins found in one Deltaproteobacteria bacterium genomic segment:
- the bioD gene encoding dethiobiotin synthase has product MKGVFVTGTDTGVGKTVVCGLLARYLRAQGIRAVTQKWVQTGTGGEPTDLQVHRRLMGIPGDVPEAELHDLCPYRFPFPASPHLSAAREGAVVDAEVIGAAYRRLAAAHDAVLVEGAGGVLVPLSLRLLTVDLVARLGMSAVVVVGNRLGCVNHALLAVEAIRLRGIRPVALVFNRPEASVAAPDEVLSDNLRAVEEIGKVPVLGELPFLPDPVAGAEAFAPVGRAFLSLWREG; this is encoded by the coding sequence GTGAAGGGGGTCTTCGTCACCGGGACGGACACCGGCGTCGGGAAGACGGTGGTGTGCGGGCTTCTGGCGCGGTACCTCCGGGCGCAGGGGATTCGCGCCGTGACGCAGAAGTGGGTGCAGACCGGCACCGGCGGCGAGCCGACCGACCTGCAGGTCCACCGGCGCCTGATGGGGATTCCCGGCGACGTGCCGGAAGCGGAGCTCCACGACCTGTGCCCGTACCGGTTCCCTTTCCCCGCGTCGCCTCACCTTTCGGCCGCCCGGGAAGGGGCCGTGGTCGACGCGGAGGTGATCGGGGCGGCGTACCGCCGGCTCGCGGCGGCGCACGACGCGGTCCTGGTGGAGGGAGCCGGAGGGGTCCTCGTCCCGCTGTCCCTTCGATTGCTGACGGTCGACCTCGTCGCGCGGCTGGGGATGTCGGCGGTCGTGGTGGTCGGGAACCGGCTCGGATGCGTGAACCACGCGCTCCTCGCCGTCGAGGCGATCCGCCTCCGGGGGATCCGGCCGGTCGCGTTGGTGTTCAACCGCCCGGAAGCTTCGGTCGCCGCGCCGGACGAGGTGCTGTCGGACAACCTGCGGGCGGTGGAGGAGATCGGGAAGGTGCCGGTGCTGGGGGAACTCCCGTTTCTTCCTGACCCGGTCGCGGGCGCGGAGGCGTTCGCCCCGGTGGGGCGGGCGTTCCTCTCCCTCTGGAGGGAAGGGTGA